The sequence ACGCCTCGCCGAGCTCGCGCTCGAGGGTGTCGAAGCGGCGGCCCGTCATCGGGTCCTTCGCGAACTGCAGGCCCAGCACCTGGCACCCGCCCGCAGCTCGCTCCTTGACCCGGTCGAGGTCGGCCGGGGAGAGTCCTAGGTCGCGGCTGCGTCCGGGGGTGACGGCGAAGGGCACCGACGGCTGGCACAGCACGGGCGCCACGGTCGTGTCCTCGACCATCATCGCGAGCGCGAAGCCGCCGGTGAAACACATGCCGAGCGCGCCGACCCCGGGGCCGCCCAGTTCGTCGTGCAGGTCGCGAGCGAGGCTCCGCAGCCACCCGGCCACGGGCGAGGTGGTGCCGGTCGCGAGCTTGGTGAACTCCCGGCGTACGCAGACCTGCCGGAAGGCAGTGGCGAGACTCGCCGGACTGAGACCCTTGCCGGGGGTGCCGAAGAGGTGGGGGAGCACCACGGTGAAGCCGGCCGCCACGACCTCCTCGGCGAAGGCGACGACCTGGGGCGTGAGCCCGGGGATCTCGTGGATCACGATCACCCCCGGGCCCGTGCCCTTGCGGTAGGTCGGGAAGGTCAGTGACTTCCCGTCCAGTGCGGCGCCGGTGTGCTCGCCGGTGCTCCACGTGGCGAGCACGTCCGGGCCGCCCATGTCAGCCCTCGAGCGCGGCGTCGAGGGTGATGTCGACGGCGGAGAGCGCCTTGCTGATCGGGCACCCGGCCTTGGCCGCCTGGGCGGCCTTGTCGAAGCCGTCGGCGTCCAGGCCGTCGACCTCGCCGCGCACCGTCAGCTTGATCCCGGTGAGCTGGAAGCCGCCCGCCGGGTCCTCGCCGAGCGACACGTCAGCGGTCACGTCGAGGGCCTGCGGGGTGCCGCCGGCCTGGGCGATCTCGTTGGACAGCGCCATCGCGAAGCAGGAGGAGTGGGCCGCAGCCACCATCTCCTCGGGGCTGGTGGTGCCCCCGGCCTCGTCGGCGGAGCGCTTGGGGAAGGAGACGTCGTAGGTGCCGACGCCGGAGGAGGTCATCTCGACCTGGCCGGAACCGTCCTGGAGTCCGCCGTTCCATGCAGTGCGAGCGGTGCGGGTGGGCATCGCCGGTCCTTTCTCTCGATGGGGGACAACGCCTCCCACGCTACTCAGGCGGTCGTGAGGACGCAGTCGGCCAGCACGGG comes from Nocardioides panacisoli and encodes:
- a CDS encoding dienelactone hydrolase family protein; translation: MGGPDVLATWSTGEHTGAALDGKSLTFPTYRKGTGPGVIVIHEIPGLTPQVVAFAEEVVAAGFTVVLPHLFGTPGKGLSPASLATAFRQVCVRREFTKLATGTTSPVAGWLRSLARDLHDELGGPGVGALGMCFTGGFALAMMVEDTTVAPVLCQPSVPFAVTPGRSRDLGLSPADLDRVKERAAGGCQVLGLQFAKDPMTGRRFDTLERELGEAFLRVDFPGMKHGTVTIDRQQEGVDRVLGFFAEKLH
- a CDS encoding OsmC family protein → MPTRTARTAWNGGLQDGSGQVEMTSSGVGTYDVSFPKRSADEAGGTTSPEEMVAAAHSSCFAMALSNEIAQAGGTPQALDVTADVSLGEDPAGGFQLTGIKLTVRGEVDGLDADGFDKAAQAAKAGCPISKALSAVDITLDAALEG